From the Pseudarthrobacter sp. MM222 genome, one window contains:
- a CDS encoding SDR family oxidoreductase — translation MSIVITGATGQLGRHVVEALLERNVPAEDIVATGRSIEKLADFAARGVQVKAMDYTDPASVAEALKGAQKVLLISGSEVGQRVEQHRTVIEAAKAAGVELLAYTSIANADTTKMKLAGEHQETEAILQDSGVPFVLLRNGWYLENYTDQLPGTLAQGGIAGSAGEGRVSAASRADYAHAAAAVLVAGDQAGKIYELGGDEPFTMDELAAEISAATGTEISYQDLPAQEYAGMLAGVGVPEAFAEILADSDLGIARGDLLVSTGDLKTLIGRPALSLAEAVRSAAASA, via the coding sequence ATGAGCATCGTAATCACCGGCGCAACCGGCCAGCTGGGCCGCCATGTAGTCGAGGCCCTGCTGGAGCGCAACGTTCCTGCGGAGGACATCGTGGCCACGGGCCGCTCCATCGAAAAGCTCGCAGACTTCGCCGCGCGCGGCGTCCAGGTCAAGGCCATGGACTACACCGATCCCGCCTCCGTGGCGGAGGCATTGAAAGGGGCGCAGAAGGTGCTCCTCATTTCCGGCAGCGAGGTGGGGCAGCGTGTGGAGCAGCACCGCACCGTCATCGAGGCCGCGAAGGCAGCAGGTGTTGAACTGCTCGCCTACACGAGCATCGCCAACGCGGACACCACAAAGATGAAGCTGGCAGGGGAGCACCAGGAAACCGAGGCCATCCTGCAGGATTCGGGTGTTCCTTTCGTTCTCCTTCGCAATGGCTGGTACCTGGAGAACTACACCGATCAGCTGCCCGGCACGCTCGCACAGGGCGGGATCGCCGGAAGCGCGGGGGAGGGGCGGGTCAGCGCAGCTTCCCGCGCCGACTATGCCCACGCTGCAGCTGCTGTGCTGGTTGCCGGCGACCAGGCCGGCAAGATCTACGAGCTGGGCGGCGATGAACCGTTCACCATGGATGAACTCGCGGCGGAGATCAGCGCGGCGACCGGCACGGAAATCTCCTACCAGGACCTCCCCGCGCAGGAGTACGCCGGAATGCTGGCTGGTGTGGGAGTGCCGGAGGCCTTCGCGGAAATCCTGGCCGACTCTGACCTGGGGATTGCCCGCGGTGACCTCCTGGTCAGCACCGGAGACCTGAAGACGCTGATCGGACGCCCCGCCTTGTCCCTCGCCGAAGCTGTCCGCTCAGCAGCTGCCTCCGCTTAG
- a CDS encoding haloacid dehalogenase type II, giving the protein MNTAPSVIVFDVNETLSDMSPMGQRFAEVGAPAELAKLWFATLLRDGFALTAAGGNGAFAEIGAEVLRGLLAAYDIGMDLDHAVAHVMAGMAGLGLHPDVPEGVRALRAAGYRLVTLSNGSTRVAEKLIVPAGIRDQFERLLSVEDAPGWKPAATAYHFASGACGVEPGEMLLVAVHPWDIHGAARAGLGTAWITRTGADYPDYFAAPDYTVASLAELPEVLGHAAQTPSS; this is encoded by the coding sequence ATGAACACCGCACCGTCAGTCATCGTTTTCGACGTCAACGAAACACTTTCAGACATGTCGCCGATGGGCCAGCGGTTCGCCGAAGTCGGCGCCCCGGCCGAGTTGGCGAAACTTTGGTTTGCCACGCTGCTGCGGGACGGCTTCGCGCTCACCGCGGCCGGCGGCAACGGCGCCTTCGCCGAGATCGGCGCGGAGGTCCTGCGCGGGCTGCTTGCCGCCTACGACATAGGGATGGACCTTGACCACGCGGTGGCGCATGTCATGGCGGGAATGGCAGGACTCGGCCTGCATCCCGACGTCCCTGAGGGCGTCCGGGCTCTGCGGGCAGCTGGATACCGACTGGTCACGCTGTCCAACGGCTCTACCCGGGTCGCGGAGAAACTGATCGTGCCCGCCGGGATCCGGGACCAGTTCGAACGGCTGCTTTCTGTGGAGGATGCCCCGGGGTGGAAGCCCGCAGCGACCGCTTACCACTTCGCCTCCGGGGCCTGCGGCGTGGAACCCGGAGAGATGCTGCTGGTGGCCGTCCATCCCTGGGACATCCACGGCGCCGCCAGGGCCGGTCTGGGCACGGCGTGGATCACCCGGACCGGGGCCGACTACCCGGACTATTTCGCTGCTCCCGACTACACCGTCGCGTCCTTGGCGGAACTCCCGGAAGTGCTGGGGCATGCAGCTCAGACCCCGAGCTCGTGA
- a CDS encoding TfoX/Sxy family protein: MEMPKASDADKEHFRSVIPDHPEVVVKPMFGNLGAFVNGNMFAGLFGPTIGVKLAQADKEELESTERTVPFGPAERPMGGYTGLPEIWNAEGDGDEARAKAWVEKAFEHVSTLPPKTAKAKSAKK; encoded by the coding sequence ATGGAAATGCCGAAAGCGTCCGATGCCGACAAGGAGCACTTCCGCTCGGTGATCCCGGACCATCCCGAGGTGGTCGTCAAGCCGATGTTCGGCAACCTCGGGGCGTTCGTGAACGGCAACATGTTCGCCGGTCTGTTCGGCCCCACCATCGGCGTGAAGCTGGCCCAAGCGGACAAGGAGGAGCTCGAAAGCACCGAGCGGACCGTTCCGTTCGGGCCGGCCGAGCGCCCGATGGGCGGCTACACCGGATTGCCGGAGATCTGGAATGCCGAGGGCGACGGCGATGAGGCGCGGGCCAAGGCCTGGGTGGAGAAGGCATTCGAGCATGTGAGCACACTGCCGCCGAAGACCGCGAAAGCCAAGTCCGCGAAGAAGTAA
- a CDS encoding haloacid dehalogenase type II has protein sequence MTIQPYRSPSTGCGIRAVLFDTFGTVVDWRTGVARQAAAFAATHGQHLDAEAFADDWRSLYQPAMEAIRSGSREFATLDALHRENLDQVLRRHGFDPDRLDARTLEELNTSWHRLPPWPDSLEGLSAIRRNYIVGPLSNGNTSLLLDMAKNAGLPWDVIIGSDMTRTYKPLPTAYLRTAEFLDLKPGAVMLVAAHNNDLLAAREAGLATAFIPRPTEYGPGQVADLTPESDWDLSAPSITGLAHELGV, from the coding sequence ATGACCATCCAGCCATACCGTTCACCGTCAACCGGGTGCGGGATACGCGCCGTGCTTTTCGACACCTTCGGCACAGTGGTGGACTGGCGTACCGGCGTCGCCCGGCAGGCGGCCGCTTTCGCCGCGACACATGGGCAGCATCTCGACGCCGAGGCGTTCGCCGATGACTGGCGTTCCCTCTACCAGCCGGCAATGGAGGCCATCCGCTCCGGCTCCCGCGAATTCGCCACCCTGGACGCACTCCACCGCGAAAACCTGGACCAGGTGCTCCGCCGCCACGGCTTCGATCCGGACCGGCTGGACGCAAGAACCCTGGAAGAGTTGAACACATCTTGGCACCGTCTGCCCCCATGGCCGGACAGCTTGGAAGGCCTGTCCGCCATCCGCCGTAACTACATCGTGGGCCCACTCTCCAATGGCAACACCTCGCTGTTACTGGACATGGCCAAAAACGCCGGCCTTCCGTGGGACGTGATCATCGGCTCGGACATGACGCGCACCTACAAGCCGCTGCCCACGGCCTACCTTCGGACTGCGGAGTTCCTGGACCTCAAGCCCGGTGCAGTGATGCTCGTGGCCGCCCACAACAACGACTTGCTTGCTGCCCGGGAGGCCGGGCTGGCGACGGCGTTCATCCCCCGCCCCACCGAATACGGCCCCGGCCAGGTCGCGGACCTGACGCCGGAGAGCGATTGGGACCTCTCGGCCCCGAGCATCACCGGACTGGCTCACGAGCTCGGGGTCTGA
- a CDS encoding flavin reductase family protein — MRTDFDPTATSARDFYRLLTAVVVPRPIAWVSSVSPEGVDNLAPHSFFTVASTHPPIVQFTSVGEKDSLRNITESKEFVVNLAPAALLEEVNATGTNFPPDVSEFDAAGLTREPSLTVRAPRVKESLAVLECRLHSVLPIGDSILVFGEVTHAAVSDAVLDGTHPRIDLLEPLSRLGLDEWGTLATVHDLQRIRLKDWPGPFRPKA; from the coding sequence ATGCGCACTGATTTCGATCCCACAGCCACGTCCGCCCGTGACTTCTACCGGCTGCTCACCGCCGTGGTGGTGCCCCGGCCCATCGCGTGGGTATCGAGTGTCTCGCCGGAGGGCGTTGACAACCTGGCCCCGCACTCGTTCTTCACCGTGGCGTCCACGCATCCGCCCATCGTGCAGTTCACCTCGGTGGGGGAGAAGGATTCGCTCCGCAACATCACCGAGTCCAAGGAATTCGTGGTGAACCTCGCCCCGGCCGCGCTGCTGGAGGAGGTCAACGCCACGGGCACCAATTTTCCGCCCGATGTCAGTGAGTTCGACGCCGCCGGCCTCACCCGGGAACCGAGCCTCACGGTGCGTGCGCCGCGGGTTAAGGAATCGCTGGCGGTGCTCGAATGCCGTCTCCACTCGGTCCTGCCGATCGGAGACTCCATCCTGGTCTTCGGCGAAGTGACGCACGCTGCCGTGAGTGACGCAGTTTTGGACGGCACACACCCTCGGATTGACCTGCTGGAGCCGCTGTCCCGGCTGGGCTTGGACGAATGGGGCACGCTGGCCACCGTCCACGACCTCCAGCGGATCCGGCTCAAGGACTGGCCGGGGCCTTTCCGCCCCAAGGCCTGA